In Streptomyces sp. RFCAC02, the following proteins share a genomic window:
- a CDS encoding nucleoside/nucleotide kinase family protein: MEMTDLVADARALCGATGRTVLGLAGPPGAGKSTLARALVTALGPRAAYVPLDGFHLSNEQLDRLGLRSRKGSEPSFDVWGYEALLRRLVTEPEREVYVPDFDRALDEPVAARHVVPAAARLVVTEGNYLACDLPGWRAARRWMAEVWYVAAPPETRDARLMRRHVGHGRDAAAARAWIDGNDAPNAGLVEGSRAACDRVLRDVRLPGDAR; encoded by the coding sequence ATGGAGATGACCGACCTGGTGGCCGACGCCCGGGCGCTGTGCGGCGCGACGGGCCGGACCGTCCTCGGGCTCGCCGGTCCGCCGGGGGCGGGGAAGTCCACCCTGGCGCGGGCGCTCGTCACGGCGCTCGGCCCCCGGGCCGCGTATGTGCCGCTCGACGGCTTCCACCTGTCGAACGAGCAGCTCGACCGGCTCGGGCTGCGCTCCCGCAAGGGCTCCGAGCCGAGTTTCGACGTGTGGGGGTACGAGGCGCTGCTGCGCCGCCTGGTGACGGAGCCGGAGCGCGAGGTGTACGTGCCGGACTTCGACCGCGCCCTGGACGAGCCGGTCGCCGCCCGGCACGTCGTACCGGCCGCCGCGCGCCTGGTCGTGACGGAGGGGAACTACCTCGCCTGCGACCTGCCGGGCTGGCGGGCGGCGCGGCGGTGGATGGCCGAGGTCTGGTACGTGGCGGCGCCGCCGGAGACCCGGGACGCCCGGCTGATGCGGCGGCATGTGGGCCACGGCCGGGACGCGGCGGCCGCGCGGGCGTGGATCGACGGCAACGACGCGCCCAACGCCGGGCTCGTGGAAGGGTCCCGCGCCGCGTGCGACCGTGTCCTGCGGGACGTGCGGCTGCCCGGGGATGCCCGTTAG
- a CDS encoding N-acetyltransferase, translating into MDEGAAVVRTLDGPGPVLDRLDAEVLRPSFSDDELSPPDELREGVASGALSVLWTDGGARGPLAAAVGDFDRRHRIVLLTWLAVRPGLRGGGIGGPLLDAAVATWRTAHAPCLVLAEVADPAHHTSEAAHGDPAARLRFYRRHGGRVLDLPYFQPALGPGRRRVPHLLLVVLHADPGFAGSAPDTVDGGVLRTCLEERQAASEGAVGTDPESAALWQAVERPGGVPYRPDGPQGLSPDRP; encoded by the coding sequence GTGGACGAGGGCGCGGCGGTCGTACGGACCCTGGACGGTCCCGGACCGGTGCTCGACCGGCTGGACGCCGAGGTGCTGCGGCCCTCGTTCAGCGACGACGAGCTGTCACCGCCGGACGAGCTGCGGGAGGGCGTGGCGTCCGGCGCGCTGTCCGTGCTGTGGACGGACGGCGGCGCGCGGGGGCCGCTCGCGGCGGCGGTCGGGGACTTCGACCGCCGGCACCGGATCGTGCTGCTGACGTGGCTCGCCGTGCGGCCCGGACTGCGGGGCGGCGGGATCGGCGGGCCGCTGCTCGACGCCGCGGTCGCGACATGGCGCACCGCGCACGCCCCGTGCCTCGTCCTGGCCGAGGTCGCCGATCCCGCGCACCACACGAGCGAGGCGGCGCACGGCGATCCGGCGGCACGGCTGCGCTTCTACCGGCGGCACGGCGGGCGGGTCCTCGACCTCCCGTACTTCCAGCCGGCGCTCGGCCCCGGGCGGCGGCGCGTGCCGCACCTGCTGCTCGTCGTCCTGCACGCCGATCCCGGGTTCGCGGGGTCGGCGCCGGACACGGTGGACGGCGGCGTGCTGCGGACCTGTCTGGAGGAGCGGCAGGCCGCGTCGGAGGGGGCGGTGGGCACCGATCCGGAGTCGGCCGCGCTGTGGCAGGCGGTGGAGCGCCCCGGCGGGGTGCCGTACCGGCCGGACGGACCCCAGGGTCTGTCGCCGGACAGGCCCTAA
- a CDS encoding SAM-dependent methyltransferase — protein MTDEYAAQDTPAIDTTVPHSARIWNYWLGGKDHYEVDRLAGDQYAEAFPDIFTSARAARAFLARTVRFLAGEAGVRQFLDVGTGLPTADNTHQIAQRVAPESRVVYVDNDPLVLLHAHALLVSSPEGVTRYIEADLHDPEKILAQAAELLDFSQPVALILSGVLGHVRTYDEARDIVRRLMAGLPSGSWLSLHDAVNTDENWSTAQDEYNESGAVPYNLRTPAQVAGYFDGLEPVEPGIVPLVDWRAETPAGEDERRSSGIGAVARKP, from the coding sequence ATGACTGACGAGTACGCGGCCCAGGACACCCCGGCGATCGACACGACGGTGCCGCATTCGGCCCGCATCTGGAACTACTGGCTGGGCGGCAAGGACCACTACGAGGTGGACCGGCTCGCGGGCGATCAGTACGCCGAGGCGTTCCCCGACATCTTCACCAGCGCGCGCGCCGCGCGGGCGTTCCTGGCCCGGACGGTGCGGTTCCTCGCCGGCGAGGCCGGGGTGCGGCAGTTCCTCGACGTGGGCACGGGGCTGCCGACGGCCGACAACACGCACCAGATCGCGCAGCGCGTGGCGCCGGAGTCCCGCGTCGTGTACGTGGACAACGACCCGCTCGTCCTCCTCCACGCGCACGCCCTGCTCGTCTCCTCGCCCGAGGGCGTGACCCGCTACATCGAGGCCGACCTCCACGACCCGGAGAAGATCCTCGCCCAGGCCGCCGAACTGCTCGACTTCTCCCAGCCGGTGGCCCTGATCCTGAGCGGCGTCCTCGGTCACGTCCGCACCTACGACGAGGCCCGCGACATCGTGCGGCGCCTCATGGCGGGACTGCCGTCCGGAAGCTGGCTGTCGCTGCACGACGCCGTCAACACGGACGAGAACTGGAGCACCGCGCAGGACGAGTACAACGAGTCGGGCGCCGTCCCCTACAACCTGCGCACCCCCGCCCAGGTCGCCGGCTACTTCGACGGCCTGGAGCCGGTCGAGCCGGGCATCGTACCGCTGGTGGACTGGCGCGCGGAGACTCCGGCCGGTGAGGACGAGCGCCGCAGCAGCGGCATCGGCGCCGTCGCGCGCAAGCCCTGA
- the zwf gene encoding glucose-6-phosphate dehydrogenase, translating into MTDTEQWTNPLRDTANDRRLPRIAGPSGLVIFGVTGDLSRKKLMPAVYDLANRGLLPPGFSLVGFARRDWEDEDFARVVHDAVKEHARTPFREEVWQQLAEGMRFIPGDFGDDEAFARLRETVAALDTARGTGGNFAFYLSVPPKFFPQVVRQLKKHGLADAPAGSWRRAVIEKPFGRDLATARELNEVVHEVFRPRDVFRIDHYLGKETVQNILALRFANTLFEPVWNRGYVDHVQITMAEDIGIGGRAGYYDGIGSARDVIQNHLLQLLALTAMEEPADFDADALMAEKLKVLRAVRLPADLGRDTVRGQYTGGWQGGEKVLGYLAEEGIDPASRTDTYAAVRLEVDTRRWAGVPFYLRTGKRLGRRVTEIAVVFQRAPHSPFDTSETQELGHNALVIRVQPDEGVTVRFGSKVPGTQMEIRDVTMDFAYGESFTESSPEAYERLILDVLLGDANLFPRHQEVEESWRILDPVEEYWDTHGAPADYPAGSWGPAEADEMLARDGRTWRRP; encoded by the coding sequence ATGACGGATACCGAGCAGTGGACCAACCCGCTGCGCGACACCGCGAACGACCGCCGGCTGCCGCGCATCGCCGGCCCGTCGGGCCTGGTGATCTTCGGGGTCACCGGTGACCTGTCCCGCAAGAAGCTGATGCCGGCGGTGTACGACCTGGCCAACCGCGGCCTGCTGCCGCCGGGCTTCTCCCTGGTGGGCTTCGCCCGCCGCGACTGGGAGGACGAGGACTTCGCCCGCGTCGTCCACGACGCCGTCAAGGAACACGCGCGCACGCCGTTCCGCGAGGAGGTGTGGCAGCAGCTCGCCGAGGGGATGCGGTTCATCCCCGGCGACTTCGGGGACGACGAGGCGTTCGCCCGGCTGCGGGAGACCGTCGCCGCCCTGGACACCGCACGCGGCACCGGCGGGAACTTCGCCTTCTACCTGTCGGTGCCGCCGAAGTTCTTCCCGCAGGTCGTCCGCCAGCTCAAGAAGCACGGCCTGGCCGACGCGCCGGCCGGCTCGTGGCGGCGCGCCGTCATCGAGAAGCCGTTCGGCCGCGACCTCGCGACCGCGCGGGAGCTGAACGAGGTCGTGCACGAGGTGTTCCGCCCCCGGGACGTCTTCCGGATCGACCACTACCTCGGCAAGGAGACCGTCCAGAACATCCTGGCGCTCCGCTTCGCCAACACGCTCTTCGAGCCGGTCTGGAACCGTGGCTACGTCGACCACGTGCAGATCACGATGGCCGAGGACATCGGTATCGGCGGCCGCGCCGGCTACTACGACGGCATCGGGTCGGCCCGCGACGTCATCCAGAACCACCTCCTCCAGCTCCTCGCCCTCACCGCGATGGAGGAGCCCGCCGACTTCGACGCCGACGCCCTGATGGCCGAGAAGCTGAAGGTGCTGCGCGCGGTCCGCCTGCCCGCCGACCTCGGCCGCGACACCGTGCGCGGCCAGTACACGGGCGGGTGGCAGGGCGGCGAGAAGGTCCTCGGTTACCTGGCGGAGGAGGGCATCGACCCGGCCTCCCGCACCGACACCTACGCGGCCGTGCGCCTGGAGGTGGACACCCGCCGCTGGGCCGGTGTCCCCTTCTACCTGCGCACCGGCAAGCGACTCGGGCGGCGCGTGACGGAGATCGCGGTGGTGTTCCAGCGCGCGCCGCACTCGCCGTTCGACACCTCGGAGACGCAGGAGCTGGGGCACAACGCGCTCGTCATCCGCGTCCAGCCGGACGAGGGCGTCACCGTCAGGTTCGGCTCCAAGGTGCCCGGCACCCAGATGGAGATCCGGGACGTGACCATGGACTTCGCGTACGGCGAGTCGTTCACGGAGTCCAGCCCCGAGGCGTACGAGCGGCTCATCCTCGACGTGCTCCTCGGCGACGCGAACCTCTTCCCCCGCCACCAGGAGGTCGAGGAGTCCTGGCGCATCCTCGACCCGGTCGAGGAGTACTGGGACACCCACGGCGCCCCGGCCGACTACCCGGCCGGAAGCTGGGGGCCGGCGGAGGCCGACGAGATGCTCGCACGAGACGGAAGGACGTGGCGGCGGCCATGA
- the opcA gene encoding glucose-6-phosphate dehydrogenase assembly protein OpcA, which yields MSTELTGTTSARINAALVAARRAAGSPAVGMVLTLVIVTDEENAHDALKAARDASTEHPSRILVVIRRPGRGPRRTESRLDADIRAGAGAGSSETVLLRLHGELAEHADSVVLPLLLPDAPVVVWWPVDAPEVPSRDPLGALAQRRITDAYAVEEPLRALDARAAAYAPGDTDLAWTRLTPWRSMLAAALDEGGAAVTSAAVESEADNPSAELLARWFADRLRVPVDRIVTDGPVVTAVRLRTSDGQIVIDRPDGPVARLSIPGQPTRTLALKVRSTAELIAEELRRLDPDEAYAAALAARVTAPSRPRDGESRETEGERRIEAQEAHDTHDQQEKNHV from the coding sequence ATGAGCACCGAACTGACCGGTACCACCTCGGCCAGGATCAACGCGGCCCTGGTCGCGGCCCGCCGCGCCGCCGGCAGCCCCGCCGTCGGCATGGTCCTGACCCTCGTCATCGTCACCGACGAGGAGAACGCCCACGACGCGCTCAAGGCGGCCCGCGACGCGTCCACCGAGCACCCGTCCCGCATCCTCGTCGTGATCCGCCGCCCCGGCCGGGGACCCCGCCGCACCGAGTCGCGCCTCGACGCCGACATCAGGGCCGGGGCCGGCGCGGGCAGCAGCGAGACGGTCCTGCTGCGGCTGCACGGCGAGCTGGCCGAGCACGCCGACTCCGTCGTCCTGCCGCTGCTCCTGCCGGACGCCCCCGTCGTCGTCTGGTGGCCGGTGGACGCGCCGGAGGTGCCGTCCCGCGACCCGCTCGGCGCGCTCGCGCAGCGCCGCATCACCGACGCGTACGCCGTCGAGGAGCCCCTGCGCGCGCTGGACGCCAGGGCCGCCGCCTACGCCCCGGGCGACACCGACCTCGCCTGGACGCGGCTCACGCCGTGGCGGTCGATGCTGGCCGCCGCGCTGGACGAGGGCGGCGCGGCCGTCACCTCGGCGGCCGTCGAGAGCGAGGCCGACAACCCGAGCGCCGAACTGCTCGCCCGCTGGTTCGCCGACCGCCTGCGGGTGCCGGTCGACCGGATCGTCACCGACGGGCCGGTCGTCACGGCCGTCCGGCTGCGGACCTCCGACGGCCAGATCGTCATCGACCGCCCGGATGGCCCCGTCGCCCGCCTCTCGATACCGGGCCAGCCCACGCGCACCCTGGCGCTCAAGGTCCGCAGCACGGCGGAGCTGATCGCCGAGGAACTGCGCCGCCTCGACCCGGACGAGGCGTACGCCGCCGCCCTGGCGGCCCGGGTCACCGCCCCGTCCCGCCCGCGCGACGGCGAGTCGCGCGAGACGGAAGGGGAGCGGAGGATCGAAGCACAGGAAGCGCACGACACGCACGACCAGCAGGAGAAGAACCATGTCTGA
- the pgi gene encoding glucose-6-phosphate isomerase, producing the protein MSDATRLTRLPEWTALAEHREQFGGTRLRELFDADPSRAERLSVSVGDLYVDYSKHLVTGETLGLLGRLAEARGVASLRDAMFRGERINVTEDRAVLHTALRAPRDAVVEVDGENVVPAVHAVLDRMAVFARAVREGQWVGATGRPIRSVVNIGIGGSDLGPAMAYEALRPYADRRLDVRFVSNVDGSDLHEALRDLDAEETLFIVASKTFTTVETITNATSAREWLLERLGAGPEAVALHFAALSTNAEEVGRFGIDTANMFGFWDWVGGRYSFDSAIGLSLMIAIGPEAFGELLEGFRLVDEHFRSAPLGENVPVILGLLGVWYGAFFGAQAHAVLPYSHYLSRFPAYLQQLDMESNGKSVTREGEPVGWDTGPVVWGTPGTNGQHAYFQLLHQGTRVVPADLIGFARPVPGVEGRLAAQHDLLMANMFAQGQALAFGKSADEVRGEGVAEELVPHRTFGGNRPTTTVLADRLTPSVLGQLVALYEHKVFVQGAVWGIDSFDQWGVELGKVLARRVEPALTEGADVPGLDASTTALVHHYRTLRDHG; encoded by the coding sequence ATGTCTGACGCGACCCGCCTCACCCGGCTGCCCGAGTGGACCGCGCTGGCGGAGCACCGCGAGCAGTTCGGCGGCACCCGGCTGCGGGAGCTGTTCGACGCGGATCCGTCGCGTGCGGAGCGGTTGTCGGTGTCGGTGGGTGATCTGTATGTGGATTATTCGAAGCATCTGGTGACGGGGGAGACGCTGGGGTTGTTGGGGCGTCTGGCGGAGGCGCGGGGTGTGGCGTCGTTGCGGGATGCGATGTTCCGTGGTGAGCGGATCAATGTGACGGAGGACCGGGCGGTGCTGCACACGGCGTTGCGTGCGCCGCGTGATGCGGTGGTGGAGGTGGACGGGGAGAACGTCGTGCCGGCCGTCCACGCCGTGCTCGACCGTATGGCGGTGTTCGCGCGGGCGGTGCGCGAGGGCCAGTGGGTGGGGGCGACGGGGCGTCCGATCCGTTCGGTGGTGAACATCGGCATCGGTGGTTCGGATCTGGGTCCTGCGATGGCGTACGAGGCGTTGCGGCCGTATGCGGACCGGCGGCTGGATGTGCGGTTCGTGTCGAACGTGGACGGGTCCGACCTGCACGAGGCGCTGCGTGACCTGGACGCCGAGGAGACGTTGTTCATCGTCGCGTCGAAGACGTTCACGACCGTCGAGACGATCACCAACGCGACGTCGGCGCGGGAGTGGCTGCTGGAGCGGCTCGGTGCCGGTCCTGAGGCGGTCGCCCTGCACTTCGCCGCTCTCTCCACGAACGCGGAGGAGGTGGGGCGGTTCGGGATCGACACGGCGAACATGTTCGGGTTCTGGGACTGGGTGGGGGGCCGGTATTCGTTCGATTCGGCGATCGGGTTGTCGTTGATGATCGCGATCGGTCCGGAGGCGTTCGGGGAGTTGCTGGAGGGGTTCCGGTTGGTGGACGAGCATTTCCGGTCGGCGCCGTTGGGTGAGAACGTTCCGGTGATTCTGGGGTTGTTGGGGGTGTGGTACGGGGCGTTCTTCGGGGCGCAGGCGCATGCGGTGCTTCCGTACAGTCATTATTTGTCGCGTTTTCCGGCGTATTTGCAGCAGTTGGACATGGAGTCGAACGGCAAGTCGGTGACGCGTGAGGGTGAGCCGGTGGGGTGGGACACGGGTCCTGTGGTGTGGGGGACGCCGGGGACGAATGGTCAGCACGCGTATTTCCAGTTGTTGCATCAGGGGACGCGGGTGGTGCCGGCGGATCTGATCGGGTTCGCGCGGCCGGTGCCGGGGGTGGAGGGGCGGCTTGCTGCGCAGCATGATCTGTTGATGGCGAACATGTTCGCGCAGGGGCAGGCGTTGGCGTTCGGGAAGTCGGCGGACGAGGTGCGGGGGGAGGGTGTGGCGGAGGAGTTGGTGCCGCATCGGACGTTCGGGGGGAATCGTCCGACGACGACGGTGCTGGCGGATCGGTTGACGCCGTCGGTGTTGGGGCAGTTGGTGGCGTTGTACGAGCACAAGGTGTTCGTGCAGGGTGCGGTGTGGGGGATCGATTCGTTCGATCAGTGGGGTGTGGAGCTGGGGAAGGTGCTGGCGCGGCGGGTGGAGCCGGCGTTGACCGAGGGCGCGGACGTACCGGGCCTGGACGCCTCGACCACCGCCCTCGTCCACCACTACCGCACCCTCAGGGACCATGGCTGA
- a CDS encoding histidine phosphatase family protein: MADLVLVRHGETEWSASHRHTSWTDLPLTARGEEQARAVAPLLAGAPALVLVSPLERARRTAELAGLHGAEQDADLREWDYGGYEGVTTDDIQRERPGWDLWTDGVAPGPPEHPGESPAEVGERADRVLARVGHLLRDPDAGDVVLVAHAHFLRVLTARRLGLPVAGGSLFFLETGTVGRLGTEHGKPVVTAWNAGAATG, from the coding sequence ATGGCTGACCTGGTCCTGGTCCGGCACGGCGAGACGGAGTGGAGCGCCTCGCACCGGCACACGAGCTGGACCGACCTCCCCCTCACGGCCCGTGGCGAGGAGCAGGCGCGTGCCGTCGCCCCGCTCCTCGCCGGTGCCCCGGCGCTGGTCCTCGTCAGCCCGCTCGAGCGCGCCCGCCGCACGGCCGAGCTGGCGGGCCTGCACGGTGCCGAGCAGGACGCCGACCTCCGGGAGTGGGACTACGGCGGGTACGAGGGCGTCACCACGGACGACATCCAGCGGGAGCGGCCCGGCTGGGATCTGTGGACGGACGGCGTCGCCCCCGGCCCGCCCGAGCACCCCGGGGAGAGCCCGGCCGAGGTCGGCGAGCGCGCGGACCGGGTGCTGGCGCGCGTCGGCCACCTGCTGCGCGACCCGGACGCGGGGGACGTCGTCCTCGTGGCGCACGCGCACTTCCTGCGTGTCCTGACCGCGCGGCGGCTCGGCCTGCCGGTGGCCGGCGGCAGCCTGTTCTTCCTGGAGACGGGCACGGTCGGCCGCCTCGGCACCGAGCACGGCAAGCCCGTCGTGACCGCCTGGAACGCCGGGGCGGCCACCGGGTGA
- a CDS encoding AsnC family transcriptional regulator translates to MTAGIGHPRGTQTSVVPASGGVLLDELDLAIVHALQIQPRAPWTLIGSVLGIDPVTAARRWARLRDCGAAWVDGYLFPSQEDMTWAQLEIMVNGARLDAVARTLCDDPGLLSLKQTSGGRDLVALVQARDLDALAGYVSDRVCQVPGVHGARIHVITATPFEGSQWRLRALDAAQRERLRPPVARPSGPTPTGPPLREVERRIAVALGTDGRMPLAELAREVDASVATTRRSLTRLISGGRLALRCNLARPLTGWPVSAMYFASVPAEHLDVTAAALRTLPELRLCTMTAGPHNLFLDVWLRALHDVHALEAHLSRELGHLNLRVGERSVILRTYKHVGRVLDPRGHSVRTVPIDTWSA, encoded by the coding sequence GTGACCGCAGGAATCGGTCATCCCCGGGGGACGCAGACATCGGTCGTTCCGGCGTCCGGCGGGGTACTCCTGGATGAACTGGATCTGGCCATCGTGCACGCCCTGCAGATCCAGCCACGCGCCCCCTGGACCCTCATCGGCTCGGTCCTCGGCATCGACCCGGTGACCGCCGCGCGCCGCTGGGCGCGGCTGCGCGACTGCGGCGCCGCCTGGGTGGACGGCTATCTGTTCCCCTCCCAGGAGGACATGACCTGGGCGCAGCTCGAGATCATGGTGAACGGCGCGCGGCTCGACGCGGTGGCGCGCACGCTGTGCGACGACCCCGGGCTCCTCAGCCTCAAGCAGACGTCGGGCGGTCGCGACCTCGTCGCGCTCGTCCAGGCCCGGGACCTCGACGCGCTGGCCGGCTACGTCAGCGACCGCGTCTGCCAGGTGCCCGGCGTCCACGGCGCGCGGATCCATGTGATCACCGCGACACCGTTCGAGGGCAGCCAGTGGCGGCTGCGCGCGCTGGACGCCGCCCAGCGTGAACGGCTGCGGCCGCCCGTCGCGCGGCCCTCGGGTCCCACCCCCACGGGCCCGCCGCTGCGGGAGGTGGAGCGGCGCATCGCGGTCGCCCTCGGCACGGACGGCCGGATGCCGCTGGCGGAGCTGGCCAGGGAGGTCGACGCGAGCGTCGCCACGACCCGCCGCAGCCTGACGCGGCTCATCAGCGGCGGGCGGCTCGCGCTGCGCTGCAACCTCGCCCGCCCGCTGACCGGCTGGCCGGTGTCCGCGATGTACTTCGCCTCCGTGCCCGCCGAGCACCTGGACGTCACGGCGGCGGCGCTGCGGACCCTGCCCGAGCTGCGGCTGTGCACCATGACGGCCGGGCCGCACAACCTGTTCCTCGACGTGTGGCTGCGCGCCCTGCACGACGTGCACGCGCTGGAGGCGCACCTCTCGCGGGAGCTGGGCCACCTGAACCTGCGGGTCGGCGAGCGGTCGGTGATCCTGCGCACGTACAAGCACGTGGGCCGCGTCCTCGATCCGCGCGGCCACAGCGTGCGGACGGTGCCGATCGACACCTGGTCGGCCTGA
- a CDS encoding amidohydrolase family protein yields MPSTPLTLTGARLIDGTGAAPVADAVVHTDANGDVTYAGPAAGAPPQAPDARVIDVAGRTVLPGFIDCHVHFSVAKPAEIGQRFASDPTLQVLRTAERMRDTLLAGVTTARDLGGTPAGFRTAVTEGLIEGPRLHTAVRIMGHTGGHADFTTPDGYDTSAGMGEIVDTVDETRIAVRRLLRDGADVIKLCATGGMGSPHDQPDDEGLSEEEIRTVVDEVSRHGGRPVAAHAQGLAGIMNALRGGVTSVEHAYGLDDEACDLAGELGAFIVPTLSTTFDGIDKARMEPYHYEKKVRWSERTKVNIARAIERGLKIALGTDSGVCPHARNLRELGHLVSLGMSPMDAIVAGTRTGAELLGLADRVGTLERGKAADLVVVDGDPLADIAVLADSDRIRYVVQQGVVRKAPAPAH; encoded by the coding sequence GTGCCGAGCACACCCCTGACGTTGACCGGAGCCCGCCTCATCGACGGAACGGGCGCCGCCCCCGTCGCCGACGCGGTCGTCCACACCGACGCGAACGGCGACGTGACCTACGCGGGACCCGCCGCGGGCGCCCCGCCGCAGGCCCCGGACGCCCGCGTCATCGACGTCGCGGGACGGACCGTGCTGCCGGGCTTCATCGACTGCCACGTCCACTTCTCCGTGGCCAAGCCGGCGGAAATCGGCCAGCGCTTCGCCTCCGACCCGACGCTCCAGGTCCTGCGCACCGCCGAACGCATGCGCGACACGCTCCTCGCGGGCGTGACGACGGCCCGTGACCTCGGCGGCACCCCCGCCGGCTTCCGCACCGCCGTCACCGAGGGCCTCATCGAGGGACCGCGCCTCCACACGGCCGTCCGCATCATGGGCCACACCGGCGGCCACGCCGACTTCACCACCCCCGACGGCTACGACACCTCCGCCGGCATGGGCGAGATCGTCGACACCGTGGACGAGACCCGCATCGCCGTCCGCCGGCTGCTGCGCGACGGCGCCGACGTGATCAAGCTGTGCGCCACCGGCGGCATGGGCAGCCCCCACGACCAGCCCGACGACGAGGGCCTGAGCGAGGAGGAGATCCGCACGGTCGTGGACGAGGTCTCCCGCCACGGCGGCCGCCCCGTCGCCGCCCACGCGCAGGGCCTCGCCGGCATCATGAACGCGCTGCGCGGCGGCGTCACCAGCGTCGAGCACGCCTACGGCCTCGACGACGAGGCCTGCGACCTCGCCGGCGAGCTGGGCGCCTTCATCGTGCCGACGCTCTCCACGACCTTCGACGGCATCGACAAGGCCCGCATGGAGCCGTACCACTACGAGAAGAAGGTCCGCTGGTCCGAGCGCACCAAGGTCAACATCGCCCGCGCCATCGAGCGCGGCCTGAAGATCGCGCTCGGCACCGACTCCGGCGTCTGCCCGCACGCCCGCAACCTCCGCGAACTCGGCCACCTCGTGTCCCTCGGCATGTCCCCGATGGACGCGATCGTGGCCGGCACCCGCACCGGCGCCGAGCTGCTCGGTCTCGCCGACCGGGTCGGCACCCTGGAGCGCGGCAAGGCCGCCGACCTGGTCGTCGTCGACGGCGACCCGCTCGCCGACATCGCCGTCCTCGCCGACTCCGACCGCATCCGTTACGTCGTCCAGCAGGGCGTCGTTCGCAAGGCCCCGGCTCCCGCGCACTGA